In one Plasmodium falciparum 3D7 genome assembly, chromosome: 14 genomic region, the following are encoded:
- a CDS encoding methionine aminopeptidase 2: MNKNNNKGSVKKNNNSKKKTSTNINNVNNLSSIKNIKNEQNVKNGDVNDEIATTTSSNHVNMVLNGNDEGIKDVKVVNNLNIDNKREDNNVRINVQGEETLNNDSKNKEAENKSNIKNNKSNQSNQSNKKTKNNNNNKNNNNNNNNNNNNNNNNNKNSTSNKKNSKNKKKVDKLDLILNEFKNDIKNEKGENNQNDNKLLNGAIETNNNNNNNNNNSGNNRIHFDKEEIKEIKKKIILKEHVLEEQDNSSIRLLKNWPQLEKTYQTNPPCIPIDMIYGKDGKYPVGEILEYNNYNLSGQSLVEKKEREKLSIDYYEDLRKAAECHRQVRKHMQAFIKPGKKMIDIAQETERKTKELILAEKLKCGWGFPTGCSLNHCAAHYTPNYGDETVLKYDDVCKLDFGVHVNGYIIDCAFTIAFNEKYDNLIKATQDGTNTGIKEAGIDARMCDIGEAIQEAIESYEIELNQKIYPIKAISNLRGHSINKYIIHGGKCVPIVRQKEKNEIMEEGELFAIETFASTGKGYVNHENECSHYMRNPEKQFVPIRLNSAKTLLKVINDNFDTLPFCNRWLDDLGQTRHFMALKTLIDLNIVEPYPPLCDIKNSFTSQMEHTILLRPTCKEVLSRGPDF; the protein is encoded by the coding sequence atgaataagAACAACAATAAAGGTAgtgttaaaaaaaacaataattccaagaaaaaaacaagcacaaatataaacaatgtgAACAATTTAAgtagtataaaaaatataaagaatgaaCAGAATGTGAAAAACGGAGATGTAAATGATGAAATTGCTACTACTACTAGTAGTAACCATGTTAATATGGTGTTGAATGGAAATGATGAAGGGATAAAAGATGTTAAAGttgttaataatttaaatattgatAACAAAAGAGAAGATAATAATGTTAGAATAAATGTACAAGGAGAAGAAACTcttaataatgatagtaaaaataaagaggCTGAAAATAAAAgcaatataaagaataataaatcgAACCAGTCCAACCAATCGAACAAGAAGACGAagaacaacaacaacaacaaaaataataataataacaataataacaataataataataataataataataataaaaatagtacatcaaataaaaaaaactcCAAGAACAAGAAAAAAGTTGATAAATTAGActtaatattaaatgaatttaaaaatgatataaaaaatgaaaagggaGAAAACAACCAAAACGACAATAAGTTATTAAACGGCGCTATAGAAAcaaataacaacaataataataataataataatagtggtAATAATAGAATCCATTTtgataaagaagaaattaaagaaattaaaaagaagataatattaaaagaacatGTGTTAGAAGAACAAGATAATAGCTCTATTCGATTGTTAAAGAATTGGCCTCAACTAGAAAAAACATATCAGACGAATCCCCCATGTATCCCTATAGATATGATATATGGAAAAGATGGGAAATATCCAGTTGGGGAAATtttagaatataataattataatttaagtGGACAATCTTTAGtcgaaaaaaaagaaagagaaaaatTAAGTATTGATTATTATGAAGATTTAAGAAAAGCTGCTGAATGTCATAGACAAGTTCGAAAACACATGCAAGCTTTTATAAAACCTGGAAAGAAAATGATTGATATAGCACAAGAAACAGAAAGGAAAACAAAAGAATTAATACTTgctgaaaaattaaaatgtgGTTGGGGATTTCCTACTGGATGTTCTTTAAATCATTGTGCTGCACACTATACACCAAATTATGGAGATGAAACTGTTTTAAAGTATGATGATGTTTGTAAATTAGATTTTGGTGTTCATGTGAATGGTTATATAATTGATTGTGCTTTTACAATAGcatttaatgaaaaatatgataatttaataaaagcaACACAAGATGGTACAAATACAGGAATTAAAGAAGCTGGTATAGATGCTAGAATGTGTGATATTGGAGAAGCCATTCAAGAAGCAATTGAATCTTATGAAATCGAGttaaatcaaaaaatatatcctaTTAAAGCCATAAGTAATTTAAGAGGACAttcaattaataaatatattatacatggTGGTAAATGTGTACCCATAGTTagacaaaaagaaaaaaatgaaattatggAAGAAGGAGAATTGTTTGCAATAGAAACTTTTGCATCAACTGGTAAAGGATATGTAAATCATGAAAATGAATGTTCACATTATATGAGAAATCCAGAAAAACAATTTGTACCCATAAGATTAAATTCAGCCAAAACTTTACTTAAAGTtattaatgataattttGATACTCTACCTTTCTGTAATAGATGGCTAGATGATTTAGGACAAACTAGACATTTCATGGCTCTTAAAACTTTAATAGATCTAAATATTGTTGAACCATATCCACCCTTatgtgatataaaaaattctttCACATCTCAAATGGAACACACCATATTATTAAGACCAACCTGTAAAGAGGTACTATCTCGTGGTCCCGACTTTTAA
- a CDS encoding mitochondrial import inner membrane translocase subunit TIM17, putative has translation MLQERDLAREPCPDRIIEDMGGAFGMGCIGGYIWHFLKGARNSPKGDVLSGALYSSRMRAPILGGNFAVWGGTFSCFDCAFQYMRKKEDHWNAIGSGFCTGGVLAMRGGWRSASRNAIVGGVLLAIIEIVSIVLTRKTTPTPRQQFQQQMELEKRMATKNNR, from the coding sequence atgctaCAAGAAAGAGATTTAGCAAGAGAACCATGCCCCGATAGAATAATTGAAGACATGGGTGGGGCATTTGGTATGGGTTGTATAGGTGGATATATTTGGCATTTTTTGAAAGGTGCTCGAAATAGTCCGAAGGGTGATGTATTAAGTGGTGCTTTATATAGTAGTCGTATGAGAGCTCCTATATTGGGTGGGAATTTTGCTGTATGGGGAGGAACATTTAGTTGTTTTGATTGTGCTTTTCAatatatgagaaaaaaagaagatcATTGGAATGCTATAGGAAGTGGATTTTGTACAGGAGGTGTTTTAGCAATGAGAGGAGGATGGAGATCAGCTTCAAGAAATGCTATTGTAGGTGGTGTATTATTAGCTATAATAGAAATCGTTTCGATTGTTTTAACACGTAAAACTACTCCAACACCTAGACAACAATTTCAACAACAAATGGAATTAGAAAAAAGAATGgcaacaaaaaataatagataa
- a CDS encoding mitochondrial acidic protein MAM33, putative — MNSLLRNTLNSSKGKIFTKYLNNSFNKVANLNSRKVSNFTKYGKCVQRVDKNFNTINKRSFSSSEAQKLSEVVKAEVQHEKSNYEAPDNIKKFLQTSGWKFEEQEGDVNMVLTKNVDGMKIIIDFQLVSPFQAEGENEAQAEMTDFSVTVEKPNQNGGITFYCTTLQNDEKFRYMIGNVKYYKNEEGKNSVSAYNGPEFEDLDDSLQTSLDEWLANLGVDSELCDFIDSCSIDKEQREYMSWLQNISNFIEA, encoded by the coding sequence atgaattctCTTTTAAGAAACACTTTAAATTCTTCCAAGGGTAAAATTTTTACCAAGTATTTGAACAATTCCTTTAATAAGGTAGCTAATTTAAATAGTAGAAAGGTTTCTAACTTTACAAAGTATGGAAAATGTGTACAGAGAGTTGACAAAAATTTCAACACAATTAACAAGAGGAGCTTTTCTTCGAGTGAAGCACAAAAATTATCGGAAGTTGTAAAAGCTGAAGTACAACATGAAAAGTCCAATTACGAAGCTCcagataatataaagaagTTTTTACAAACTTCAGGATGGAAATTTGAAGAACAAGAAGGAGATGTAAATATGGTATTAACCAAAAATGTTGATGgaatgaaaattattattgaCTTTCAACTTGTTTCTCCATTTCAAGCAGAAGGAGAAAATGAAGCTCAAGCCGAAATGACAGATTTTTCTGTAACTGTTGAAAAACCAAATCAAAACGGAGGTATAACATTTTATTGTACAACTTtacaaaatgatgaaaaatttAGATATATGATAGGAAATGTAAAATACTATAAGAATGAAGAAGGAAAAAATTCTGTATCAGCTTATAATGGACCCGAATTTGAAGACTTAGATGATTCTCTACAAACATCTCTTGATGAATGGTTAGCTAATTTAGGAGTAGATTCAGAATTATGTGATTTCATTGATTCCTGCAGTATAGACAAGGAACAAAGAGAATATATGTCATGGTtacaaaatatttcaaattttATTGAAGcttaa